TTCAGATTCTTGTCCAGGTCATAATTGCAATGACGATTGGTTCTCAGTTGGCCCAATAATAGATTTGACAGAATTATTGGGGGAAAAAAGTGTGCTCAATGATGAATTTTCTTGTGGTCGTGTTTATTGAGATGTATCGTTCTCAAAATATGTTTTCTGTCAGAATAATATGGCACTTTGACAGAACCACATTTAAAGAACCACATTTACATTAATCAGTCACCGTATGCTGCTAGCCATCATGCTAGAGGCTGCAAGGTGAGGTACAACTGGTCTAACCTAGTCATATCATGTAATGAGAAAGTAGAAAGTAGGCTAAGGACCTAGAGAGTCCGTGATCCTACATCTGTGTTTGTTTTCTTAGCAACAGCTTATCATTATTGAGTTAAAAACTAGTGGTATAGGACCCCTGTCAGCATTCTTCTAGTAGCATGTCAAAATCACTTATTCCTTTAATCAGTGTTTAACGTTAATCAGTGTATAAAAAGGAACTGTAGCTGTTTGTTTGATGATTAAACCAACAGATATGCAGatagcatacagtgccttccgaaagtattcataccccttgattttttcaacattttgctgtgttacaaagtgggattaaaatgttaTTCTTgtgaaagtggaagaaaaatttgaATATTTCTAAACATGTTATGAAAAATAACACTAGTCAGCTTTAATTTTatggtattttcatccatatcgtttagaaattacagctcTTTTTGTTCGTGGTCCCCCATTTTAGAAgagcaaaagtattgggacaaatgcACTTACGTGTATTTAAAGTAGTAGGaaattaagtatttggtcccataagTTCACAGCCAAAAGGAGAAAAAATGCATTACTGtcctgtcacatctgctcctgcaatgccctctactgctcatcctgtgtctccttgacctgtgtcacgttcgtcataacgaggagaccaaggcgcagcgtgagatgaatacattcttttttatttaaacgaagaacactaaacaaacgaAAGTGAAGCTTTAcacacgagtgctgacatgcaactacacatagacaataacccactaaaccaaaatggaaaatggcaacctaaataggatccccaatcagagacaacgataaacagctgtctctgattgggaaccaattcaggccaccatagacatacatttaCCTAGAtaataccaaaaccccatagatatacttAAAACCCTAgagaagacaaaaacacacagaccACCCTTGtctaccctgacctaaccaaaataataaagaaaacaaagataactaaggttaGGGTGTGAtaacctgccgccactcccccagtactctttcccactctctctctctctctctctctctctctctgtgtgtgtgtgtgtgtgtgtgtgtgtgtgtgtgtgtgtgtgtgtgtgtgtgtgtgtgtgtgtgtgtgtgtgtgtgtgtgtgtgggcgtagacaggtgtgctggagtcagagcagatccccaccagctcacctgttccataatcaagacctcgaCAAATACCCTGCCACTTCCACGCTTCTAGATGTCTAGCCTTTTGTTACCATTCAGatcctgttgtgcctgttttccttgactgacgctgttttcctctccgctGCAGTTCTACCCACTCTGACTTTGGTCactgtctccagtcccacgtctcGTCATCCTgttactctgtcctggattccccactctactactcccttggattcccctctagacctgcttaccctgtcttaacccctctcgctccaggctcagcctccgcacctggtttccaGCAACCCGCCCGAGCTGCTCCTGACCTGCACTCCAACTCCCCCCTGTGTTTCAACAAATgccttggttacttcatcccagtctcttcatctgctcttgggttcccctgttccaCTCCGCATAACATGTCCTAATAATTACGGAGGGCACTGTATCTTGAttatataagtattcaacccGCTGTCAATACATGTTATAAAATAGCTGGCTCTGAAAATGAAGCATTGATTTGGGAAGAAATGTAAGTCCACACTGGGAATGAGAAGAATGCACTCACACTTTCGAAGCGTGACAAGTTGGAATTATTTAAGTAGTGAAATTATCTCTCAATATCATTACAGAACTTGTAGGCTGTGTCAATTTTTATAAAGACCATGAAATCAATGACAGCCATGACCCATTTTACAATTACCTGAGATGTGAGTAttcacagagagaggaaagggaggtatagagagaaagaaataaagagtgaaagaaggagagtgaaagcaaaaggagagggggggaggagcgCAACAGTGAGAGACCGAGTAAATGGTGACGTGAAAGCGTGTTGGTGGCAAAGTTGGACTGACCTGAGAGCAGTTTGCCGAGTGGGAACAGCACCATGCTCTGGACAGACAAGACTCTGCAGCATGACATGGCTTTGGGCTAAGGCCTGGATGTCCTCCAGGAAActattctttctctttctctacgtCTAGCACTCTTTGTAAAGCTATCAATTCTTGTTCTCCATCATCTGTATTTGTGAGTTGTGTTTTTATCTCATATCCCACTCCCTTggcttccctcctctctttcttttctcccccctctcctttcaCTCTTACCCCATCAGGCATCTGGACTCTTCTCTTCTCGGGCCAAAGCAACCAGATGTGTTAGGAATCTCGGCTGATGGGATGAGTTTGGAGAGACAAGATATGGAGAGGGACGGAGATGataaggaatggaggagaggaaattAGAGAAGAGGAATGAAGGTGCCTTCATCTGTACAATGCTGAAAATACAGGATAGGTGAAAGCGATGAGGTGCTGAGAGTCCTCTttgcaggttgacatttatttggatgactcatgtactggaggcagctctgcagggtCCTCACTACCTAAGCTGTTGTTACATTAAGTAATACCATTtgattctaaccttaacccttaccttaaccacactgctaaccttaacccttaccttaaccacactgctaaccttatgcctaatccTAAACTTAAATTAAgtccaaaaagcacatttttacaaTAGAGCAAATTTTGACTATGCCTCTGACCCATCTAGTGGAAACCGTTCAGCTCggcctccaggacaagattcaTGCTAATAAACGTCAACTTGTGTCTGGTTTCACCTGTCCAGTTGTGTTGTAACTggaatatagaactacagtgataGAACTCAGAATGTTGTCTATATGAACTGAAATGTCTATATGATTTAAAGTCTCTACCAGATCTGAAATGTTTATATGAACTGAAATGACTATATGAACTGAAGTGTCCCTATGAACTGACATTTTAAATGAACTGAAATGTCCATGTAGTATGAACAAAAATGGCTATATGACCTGGAATGTCCATATTAACTGAAATGTCTATATAAACTGAAATGGCAGATCACAGTTGTAATCCCAACAACTCAGACACATTCACCAGGTTACTTTGCAGTTTATTACGATAAATCTCATTTTGTACATCCATACATAAATAGCGACATATTTCAGCTGTTGTGAACAACATTGGACAGAAGCATCAATCAAATCCAAAATATTAACAAACAGATCTACAACACTGGCTACATTGAAAGATGTATAAATTACAGGATGCATGTAAACCATTCTTCATCTGTCATCTCAATCTTTCACCTTGTTTGGCAGAGAGTAGAGCTAGAGCCAATACCACAGAAAACAGGGGATACTTAACACTATAGTGTATGGGGCTTTACATACATAGGGCTACGTAGCACATTCATAGCAGTTCCTAACACTGTCATAATCACTACATAAGCATTTATACATGCAAATGTCAGCTAAGCTTATCAGCCGCAAGTTGCCATAAGATAATGCAGTGACATCTACCAACCTGCAGTTGAGCATAAACGTGAATGTTTATGTAGGGCATATGAAGGCATTATACTATAAATGTGTTATGGTTTTTTGGTGTGAAGCCCCGCCTACAGTAAAGTATAACTGGATTGAATCAGGAAAGTCCACTAATACCAAAATATTGTATAAATGGACATATCCAATAAGTTGCATATAACCATGTAGTTGTATTAATATGAGTTTGTAAATGAAGCAACAACATCGAAGCCTGTTTTACAATCACCCAAACACAGGAAAACTTTTACAAAATTTGGCAGCACAACAGTTTGGCAGTGTTCATTTCTATTAATAATTCCATTTAGTTTGTATTAATATAAACCTAGAATTTGACTAAATCTAAAATAAAATGACTTtaagggatatatatatatatatataaatatatacatatatatatttttttagaaaaATATTTCATTTAATGCAGCATTGTACTTTTGAATATAAAATGAATCAAATTGCACAACATTTGTATGATACTTAAGAAAATGTTTTTTATAGTTATTTTATATGAGCAGTTaaaatacataagtattcagatggTTTCAACATTGCCAATTTGCAAAAGCTTCAATCATATTCatcatatctatatatatcttaTAAGGTCGGATGACATCCATAAAAATGACACAACCAATTGATTCTTGGTCAGTTATCTTCCCAATTTAttttgtggggcggcagggtagcctagtggttagagcgttggactagtaaccggaaagttgcaagTTAAAAAAAAACCTGAGCTGAcacgtacaaatctgtcgttctgcccctgaacaggcagttaacccactgttcctaggccgtcattgaaaataagaatttgttcttaactgacttgcctggttaaataaaggttaaataaatattttgttttagactgtatgttgttgtttaaaaaattaaatatttGAAGAATTTCCCCAAGAACTGAACTTTTTTTTCTCAAGAGGACCGGGTAAAAGACTGCTGTTCTCAAACTCTCCAATGCTTTGTTGACACCCTGTGAAGAATATGCCACATATCAACATCTTTGAGCTTTCAGTTTGAAAAACAATCAGTACGGGGACTGCATTTTTTATGCATATTAAAGTATAGTCGTAAACCTAACTTGAAATTGTGCATTTATCTTAAAATCACATTCTTCAAATTAGGATTTGGGTTTAAGATACAGTAGCACAGTGAGTACTTCTACTCTTACAGAAAACAAATACATGACAAAATAAACATGTCAAAGTATAAATATTAAATCGATATTTCAGAGTTGGAGTTTAGAGAGGTGGATATTTTAGAGTccaagtatatttaaaaacaacatAACAATCATTGTCTTTGTATAATATTTGATCATGTCAGTCATAATACAATTATGAAATTTATATTCTGAAGGTAGCATGCTCAAGCAGGTGGTAGAGTGAAGGGAGAATAGGGCTGTGTCCCAAAAGTCTTAATGTTATTTCCTTATCTCCTTCTCTTGTCTCCTTCTCTTGTCTCCATTTCTTCAATACCACTGATAGGTAAAGGTGATAAATAGAACCTCAAAATATAATTGATATACTAAATATATACAATTATTaatatttttctctctgtctcttgggACTCAAAAATTAAGTTTGTTTTGTCTGACGATTCATACCCAAAAAGTTATGAACAGATGAGTCTATGTCCCGTGTCAAATCTTGAGTAGATCCAGCTACATATATATGCCAAATCTGGAATGAATGGAAATACCTTTCCTTAATCTGGaatgaatggaaatacatttccTCATTTTATTCAGTGTCTATATTTTTTCATTAATTTGGGGTTGAGGCATACAGTTGGATCTAAAAAACACTTGTCCTGGTACGTGAACTCATCTCTACACCAGACCACTTTTGAGGCCTGAAAACATCTTACTAACTTTTGTTTTGAAGTGAAGTGTCCCTTTAAGACTATTGGGACCCATCCTGAGGTGGAAAGATGGCTGGAGGAAGGGATGGAATGATGGTGGATAGATAGCTGGTGGAGGGGTGGAATGATGGTGGATAGAGGTGGATAGGTggttggaggaggtggtggatAGATGGCTGGAGGAAGGGGGTGGAATGATGGTGGATAGAGGTGGATAGATGGCTGGAGGAGGCGGGTGGAATGGAATCCTAGTTGAATCTAAGTATTCTATTTGGGCCCCCTTTTCTTTCATGCATACTGATCTTAGAAGACTTAAACAATATGGTGGAAGTCTATGGGCTAGCTAGGTTTCACTACattaggaggagggggaggaggaagggaagctaCTTCCGGGAATTGAGATGCAACCGACCTACAACTGTGCAGAAtgaaagacagatagacagagagacaggatagaATGCTGCAAGGTAAGAAAAGCAGAGTTttggaaaaacaacaacacatttggCTGGAAGAGTTTCTCTCTGGCTTtcactctcccgctctctctcgcaTGCTCCTTCCATGCCCAGCCGCCGCCTCCTCACCCTATCTCTCTCACACCTTACCCCGGGGTGGCCAATCTTGACCAAGGAGAACCGCAGGGATGTGTAGGCTTGAGCCCAGCACTAACACGCCTGATTCAACTACCGGTAGTTAACTAAGCACAATCTTCAATGTAGACCATGATTAGTTCAATCGGCCCTGAATCCTACAGGGGTGGATATGTTGggtctggaacaaaagcctgcacacactgAGTTCCACCCCATGCCCCCCCTCCCTCACTGCCTGTCGTTAGAGAGCATGTTGAAGAGTGCCTGCAGCAGCCGGTCATCTCTGTGCCTGTAGGGCTTGGCGCTGTAGAAGCCGTCACTGTAGTCACTGTAAAGGCTTTCATCCTGCCCGGCCCGCTGGTACTGGTTGATCCTGTCCAGGGCCTGGTACAGCTTCTGGGGAGTGATGCGAGGGCCTGCTCCCCCTGGAATGGAGTATGGCCTGCCCTGGTGCTGCTCTCCCCTGCTAGAGGGGGCCTTTTCTGGGGACTGGGGCAGGGCGGCGGGGGTCTGCCGGTTGAAGGCCATCTGGAGGAGACGCAGGAGGGCCAGGGAGGGTGACAGGGGTGGGGAGGAGGGCCTCATCTGCTTCATCTTGGGGGTGGCAGAAGGAGGGGGTTGAGTCTTCTGCGGTGAGTGGGCCTCAGCCTGGGTGGACAGTTCCTATAGGGttggatagagagaaagacaaacaaacatacagacagaaaTGGTTTAGTGGATGAGGTAAGTAAGTTACACAGAATTGCATTTGAGGTCTGACGACAGTCGACAGACCGTATTTGCACATGTATATCTAACTATCTCATATGTAGACACTAGCATGGTTCGGGAGATAATAAATATGAAGTTAAAAAGAGGTGAAAAGTCCCTTTAATTATCGCACTCACCTCCATCATGTCGTCCATGTGCTCTACTCCTCTACGGTCATTCTGGACAGCGTTGTAAGGGACATACACTCTGGGTTTCTTCATGTGCTCGGGCTTCTCTGACGTGCCGTGGAGAATCAACTTCCAGGTCAGGATCTGGCCTTCATTCTCCATCCGCCCGGACTGACAAAGGGAAATAGAAAAATAGTGTAAAAAAACACCCTGTTTAGACAATATGTTGATACAACACAATGCCTATGCTATGTGGCATTTGGAGCAGTTCGACCACTGTAAATGGCCAGCTCCATTTTCTATAAAGTTTGAAATCGTCTAAACAAACTTTACTGGAAAGTAATGGATTGGAACTATCCCTTGACTGACCGTGTCAGTTATCTTGAGGGTCCAGGTGCCAGTGGGGTCTTCTCCCCAGGTGTGAACAGACATGAAGTCCCAGTTCCTGAAGCCGTTAGAtgacatgtccctctctctctctgccagcagGACCGTGCTAGTGCCTGATACCAGAAAATAATAATGGTTCATATAGCCTTGTTTGGCTCCAGTTTTCAGTTTTCTAttgtatgtatgtgttttttgCTTTTACTATCCCGGGGACCAGAAGTCTTCACAATGATAGTTAAACAAGGCAAATTCTGACAAGTTGGGACATTTTGCCGGttcccacaaggaaaaaggctatttgaggcttaggggttaggtttagggttatagcTAAGACACATCGGTAGGATTGTCAAACGTTTGCCTGCCGActgtacttagcacctctgaacagtgTCAGCAGTCAATCGCATTTGTGAAATCATCAGCTACTCAATTAAAATCATCCAAACCAGAAGGTGGCAATAGCGTTGTTTGTcaatgcatgtctgtgtgtgtttcttatGGTCTAGATTCCAGTGTTAGCTAGCTGCGCTAATGTTGGTATTTTGTAGAAGTCCTTGTTGATACTAGCCAGATGGCCACAGCTAGATAACTACCTAGCAATATGACGAATAAATACTTTAATTCACTTTCCATAATTCCATACTGCCAGTGCCAACACATAGCCaactgtttagctagctagcgttagcatatTTGCTAAAGGACACTGCTCTAATTCGGCAGCTAACACAGGCAGCTGTTTCATGTAAACCAGCAAATCCATTGTGATTTAATTGTAAGGTCAATACTTGCTACAGTGGTTAGCTAGTTTGGAGGAAGTTTTTAGTGTTGTGTGTATTGCATCTGTGTACTTACTATAACTAGCTACCATCCCATATCCTACATTGCATATGAAGTGTGACTGGCTCATCTGTGGCTGTACAGAGAAAATGCcatctttaaaaataaaaatgtttgttGTCACCAATGTTGGCTGCCCCATGTGGGGGTtcgtgctctctgattggctcaagTCAAGTTGTTGGTCACTATTCTACAAAGGGTAGGTTTGTCACTTCCGGGTCAGCACGCAGCAGGTACCACTTTTGTTCTAGCAAGATAAGTAACGTCCTCCCACTGTAAGTACCTCGGTGTGCTTCATGCTTTAAGGTTACAATTACGGGTTGgattagaattaggtttaggagttagggttaggggataaggttaggttaagggttatggttagggaaaataggattttgaaatggaatcaattgtttgatccccacaaggatagtgtgtgtgtgtctaacctgatGGGGATGTGAGTGTGATGTGTAGGTCTCCTCTCCTGGTGTACTCGATGCTGGCCTCCACTTGCACATGCTCCAGTGAGAGGACAGCGTTGTCCTGGCCATTACAGGCCTTGGTGGGGATCTCAATGGTGATCTCTCCTGCTGCTTTCAATGCCCTGGGAAAAAGACAAAGGACAGGAAGTTAGTACTGTGGTTGTACTACCACCATAACATAACATACCAAACCAAACGACATTGGTTCAACGTATACTGGCCACGATTCATATATTGTACAATCGAATACAGTCAGACAAAACATGTTCTCATTATAAATCAAAATAGTGAcatttaaccattatttactgTTTATATTGGTATGTATCCACAAGTGACATATTACTTGTGGATACATGTCAACATTCTGACATATTTCTAATGAGAGTTGTCTGTCTGAGTATATTACATAACTATGACATGTTATATTGACCAGGTATGACAACACATACATTTGGATGGCCAGTGGTTAGCTCAGAATCAGGGTTAATCTGTATATTCCCCCAGGATGTGAATGGCTGGAGCAATGACACACATGGATGCTTAAATACTCTGGATTATACAGAGTGGCGTGATCATGATGGCCTAGGTCAGAGTTACCTAACTGGTGGCCCCAAGGGATTTTATGTGGCCCTCAAAAGTTTCTGAGCAAAATAAataatgcttttaaaaatatacatatttgtttttattgttggacataaaagacttaATGATGATCCCTGGCCTAGGTAAAAAGGGAACTGGGTGGCATGCCAATGAGTCGCTTAATCCCAGCTGCCTGGCAAAGGGACATGATCAAGAATTGGGTTGTACAGACATGTTTTGTGTTTGTCCTTTGTGTTTGTAGTCACAAATAACTTTATCCATAGCTAATATTGTCTTCATAACCTAATCTCTTCCATTGATGTTTGGTTAGCAGAGGCAAGTAAGGCTGTTAAAGGAAATCCGAACTGTGGACTACAGTCTCTTATAGCCTGTAAACTACTGTCAGGGTAAGGAACCATAACTGTAAACTCTAAAATACCAAACCTATTCTTTGAACTGAAGGTCATTTGGAGGATGTAGCCTAGGGCTGGTGACTAAACTATCTAGCGCTCACACGTCCTAAAGCAGTTAATCCGAAATGAAGGTAAACAAAACATCtgctcagataaaaaaaaatccttCCTTCAGAGGTTTAATCTGGAAATAAATGTTGGCTATGCAACATTTGCCAGCTAGCTTTAGCTCTAGCTTTAAACTTCTAAAGCCTAAAAACCTAAAGTTATTAGTAAATAGAAGATTTCTCCAAAGATTGTTTGAGCCTTCCATTAAAGAAATCTAAGTCGGAATCCTAGCTTTCCTATCAATACAGACCGtggacatacatacacacatgtgcGCATATGCACGTACAcataacataaacacacaaaaacacaaatcTCTAGCTTTCATTTGACTGTTGTTATAATTGTTCCATATGAGAAACAGGTCAAACTACAGATGTCATTAGAAGAGCCAAAATGTAAGGACATCTCAGGACACGGGATTCTGTCCCTAATGGAATTATCGGTGCACTCTATGAATTTGCTTGTCCACCGGAATTAGTCTGAATTGAGCAATACATGGGGGCAGGTTAACAGCACTGGGACAGTAGCCGAAAGGTCACTGatttcgaatccccgagccgtcTAGGTTAAAAAATCTGCCAATGTGCacttgagtaaggcacttaaccctaattgcacctgctctggataaaagcgtctgctaaatgactaaaatgttaatgACAAATGCAAGTATGTTATGTCAGAAGGATTAGATGTTTCTGGTACACTAGAATGTTCAAGTGTCTTTGTACCTGGGCTGGAAGGAGTCATCCCTGATTATGCACTGTTTCTTCTCAGGGACGTGTTTCCAGGTGGCCGGGTCGGCCAGGTCCACCAGGGCCTTGGCATTGAGCAGGCCGAAGCCAAAACGACTGTTGACCATCAGGCCTGCCCCGTTCCTCTTCCAGCCGGGGTTGTTGGCCAGCGGGTCGAACTCAGACGTCCACACCACCAAGTGCTGCAGATCCCTCCACGTCAGCTCAGGGCTGGGGTGAGGGGTTAGTGGGGATAGACAAATAAGAAGTCTGACATGTCTCTAAACACCTAGTTCATTAGTGGAAATCGTTTAAGTCATGATTGTTGCCTTACTTCTGTTCCAGTGCGAGGGCAAATATCCCAGCAGCTAGTGGGGCGGAGGCGGAggttcctgtgtgtgtctctgtgcattCATTATGCAAATCAGCACTGGTCTGCAGGAAGACAGAAGTAAACAAAGTTATCATAGTTATTACAACAAAATGTGACACAAACACTCATCTCAATATACAGTGGTGTGGGGGACCTGGGGGCTAAGGTCACTCACTATTCTCTGGTCAGTGTAGTCTCCGCTGCTGTAAGCGGTAGCCAGGGTGGAGGAGCACTTCTCAGCGTACCAGGGGGACAGGCCCTGCTGGGAGGCACTGCTGATGGAGATGGTGTAGATGCTGTCTGTGTAGCCGTCGCAGTCGCAGTTGTCCCCCTGGCGGCCCCCGTTTCCTGATGCCCACACGAAGATAGAGCCCTTCCCTCCCCGGCCCTGAGGGGAAGGAGATGGGTGAGGAGTTAGTGTTAAGTTTGTTTTTACTAGCCTTTTGCTTAGGTTCCTTGTCTAGCTTcccttttttaaaatcaaatttCAATGTATTTAGATTATTTGTTTGGATTTTAGTTTGTTTTGACTTCTATGTGGTTAAAATGGAATAATTATGTTGGAATAATAATATGAGTTCCTTATTTATAAATGAGTCATTATGAAGTGTGGAGTGCTGTTGAACGGTCAATTTTATAATCAATATGAACTTGGTGATACAACAGAATAACATGATGTAGATTCATGGGATGCTATTTTTTTAAAGGGAAAAAGAGAGGACTTTGGTTTGTTACCTTCTGGATGCCGTACTCAAAGGCTTTTGACGCAAGGCGACCGGGACCCTCGACTGTTTTTCCATCGTCGTTGGGTCCCCAGCTGGCACTGTAGATGTCCACGTGGTCCGAATTGAAGCCAATAGAACTGGCCTCGATGGCATCCGTCACGATACCGTCCAACATGCGGATCCCTGCAAGTCAACATGATGGAACAGGATATATTTGATTGACTGTAGTTGAAGTGTTTTGCACGTTGTGCGGTCTTGTGCCCATATATAAAAcatgcatcaaatcaaatttgatttgagacatgtgccgaatacatcaccttacagtgaaacgcttactaacaagcccttaaccaacaatgcagttttaagaaaaataagtattAAGTACAAAATAgatgagtaaaaaataacaaataattaaagagcagcagtaaaataacaatagcgaggaaatatacagggggtaccggtacagagtcaatgtgcgagggcacaggttagtcgaggtaattgaggtaatatgtacatgaaggtagagttaaagggactatgcatagataataaacagaaagtagcagcagcgtaaaagagagggggacagatggacaatgcaaatagtctgagtagccatttgattagatgttcagggggtcgaagctgttcagaagccttgccgtgcggtagcaggtagaacagtctatgactagggtggctggagtcatgccaaatcttttcagtctcctgagggggaataggctttgtcgtgccctattcacgactgtcctggtgtgtttggaccatgatttgttggtgatgtggataccaagaaacttgaagctctcaacctgctccactacagccccgttgataagaatgggggcgtgctcggttctcattttcctgtagtccacaataatctcatttgtcttgatcacgttgagggagaggttgttatcctggcaccacacagccaggtctttgacctcctccctataagtttgtcatcgttgtcggtaatcaggcctaccactgttgtgtcatcggcaaacttaatgatggtgttggaatcgtgcctggccatgcagtcatgattgaacagggagtacaggaggggactgaaaatgtcaatgaagacacttgccagttgttcagcgaatgcttggagtacacatcctggtaatatgtctggccctgcggccttgtgaatgttgacctgtttaaaagtcttactcacatcggatacggagagcgagatcacacagtcgtccagaacagctgatgctctcatgcatgcttcagtgttgcttgcctcaaagcgagcatggAAGTAATTTACCTCatctggtacagtgccttgcaaaagtattcatcccctttggagtgtttcctattttgttgcattacaacctgtaatttaagttgatttttatttggatttcatgtcatggacatacacacaatagtccaaattggtgaagtgaaattttaaaCAAtcacttgtttcaaaaaattctacAAAATTAAAAagtgaaaagtggtgcatgcatatgcaTTCACCCCCTCTGCTATGAAGCCCCttaataagatctggtgcaaccaattaccttcagaagtcacataattagttaaataaagtccagcagtgtgtgcaatctaagtgtcacatgatctgtcacatgatctcagtagatatacacctgttctgaaaggccccagagtctgcaacacaact
This is a stretch of genomic DNA from Oncorhynchus mykiss isolate Arlee chromosome 7, USDA_OmykA_1.1, whole genome shotgun sequence. It encodes these proteins:
- the pcsk1 gene encoding neuroendocrine convertase 1, producing the protein MEMRCRRTTVMCCALAVLCSIARSVNASFGDRQYLNEWAVEIPGGLDAARSIAKELDYRVVRQIGALENHYLFKHQTHPSRTKRSADHITKRLSEDDRVSWAEQQYEKRRSKRASLGSCRDCPVDELFNDPMWNQQWYLQDTRTSSSLPKLDLHVIPVWKKGFTGKGVVITVLDDGLEWNHTDIYPNYDTAASYDFNDNDPDPFPRYDSTNENKHGTRCAGEIAMQADNNKCGVGVAYNSKVGGIRMLDGIVTDAIEASSIGFNSDHVDIYSASWGPNDDGKTVEGPGRLASKAFEYGIQKGRGGKGSIFVWASGNGGRQGDNCDCDGYTDSIYTISISSASQQGLSPWYAEKCSSTLATAYSSGDYTDQRITSADLHNECTETHTGTSASAPLAAGIFALALEQNPELTWRDLQHLVVWTSEFDPLANNPGWKRNGAGLMVNSRFGFGLLNAKALVDLADPATWKHVPEKKQCIIRDDSFQPRALKAAGEITIEIPTKACNGQDNAVLSLEHVQVEASIEYTRRGDLHITLTSPSGTSTVLLAERERDMSSNGFRNWDFMSVHTWGEDPTGTWTLKITDTSGRMENEGQILTWKLILHGTSEKPEHMKKPRVYVPYNAVQNDRRGVEHMDDMMEELSTQAEAHSPQKTQPPPSATPKMKQMRPSSPPLSPSLALLRLLQMAFNRQTPAALPQSPEKAPSSRGEQHQGRPYSIPGGAGPRITPQKLYQALDRINQYQRAGQDESLYSDYSDGFYSAKPYRHRDDRLLQALFNMLSNDRQ